The Bradyrhizobium ottawaense genome window below encodes:
- a CDS encoding IS4 family transposase, with translation MRHPDAFESRRDDRGASARTVGNQVLDPQEVQGDDGAEAKDQSDTRVPIEQKESIRWLENLRQSTDLLAAPGRCVHIGDRESDIYELFCLAEEVGTHFLVRTCVDRLAGDGNHTIADEMDEVTIKGLHRIKVKDDKGDPDDAVLEIRYRKIRVLPPIGKQTKYPALTLTVIHAQERGRPKRRKKIEWKLLTDLPVQSRTDAIEKIEWYALRWKIEVFHKILKSGCKAEDSKLRTAERLVNLIAVFCIVSWRVFWMTMLNRSSPNAIPQTALTDPEIKLLDHLVKDRGGNCSRRSTLSYYVVKIARLGGYLARANDPPPGSTVIWRGLSRLNDIELGAAIEATTMGN, from the coding sequence GTGCGGCATCCTGATGCATTCGAGTCTCGCCGTGACGACCGAGGGGCTTCCGCTAGGACTGTCGGCAATCAAGTTCTGGACCCGCAAGAAGTTCAAGGGGACGACGGCGCTGAAGCGAAGGATCAATCCGACACACGGGTGCCGATCGAGCAGAAGGAGAGCATCCGCTGGCTCGAGAATTTACGGCAATCGACCGACCTTCTTGCTGCCCCTGGACGATGCGTTCATATTGGTGATCGCGAGAGCGACATCTATGAGCTGTTTTGCCTGGCCGAGGAGGTTGGAACGCATTTCCTGGTGCGAACCTGTGTTGATCGGCTTGCCGGGGACGGCAATCATACAATTGCCGACGAAATGGACGAGGTTACGATCAAGGGTCTGCATCGGATCAAGGTCAAGGACGACAAAGGCGATCCCGACGACGCCGTTCTTGAGATCAGGTATCGCAAGATACGCGTCCTGCCGCCGATCGGCAAACAGACGAAATATCCCGCACTCACTCTGACCGTGATCCATGCTCAAGAGCGGGGAAGGCCGAAGCGGCGAAAGAAAATCGAGTGGAAGCTCCTCACCGATCTCCCGGTCCAATCGCGCACGGACGCCATCGAGAAGATCGAATGGTACGCGTTGAGGTGGAAGATCGAAGTCTTCCATAAGATCCTCAAATCGGGCTGCAAAGCAGAGGACTCAAAATTGCGAACTGCTGAGCGTCTGGTCAATCTGATCGCGGTCTTCTGCATTGTGAGTTGGCGCGTGTTCTGGATGACGATGCTCAATCGCTCCTCGCCGAATGCCATACCGCAAACGGCGCTGACGGATCCCGAAATCAAGCTTCTTGATCATTTGGTGAAAGACCGGGGTGGTAATTGCTCTCGACGAAGCACGCTCTCGTACTATGTCGTCAAGATCGCGCGGCTCGGAGGATACTTGGCCCGAGCCAACGATCCGCCTCCAGGAAGTACCGTGATCTGGCGCGGACTCTCGCGGCTGAACGACATCGAACTTGGAGCCGCAATCGAGGCAACAACTATGGGTAATTGA